The sequence CACCCGGACTAGGCCGAGTTGCTCCATGTAGCGCTGGAGGGTCCGCACTTCCTCCGGGCCGACGACTTCCCGCCCGTGCCGTCCGAACTGCGCAAGCCGCCCAGGCCGGCCGACCCAGCACCGCCGAAGGTGAGCGTCAGACGGGCCACGCGCACGCGCGACGCCGCCTCCGCGTGAATACGCGGACCCGACAACTTGCTGAGTCGACGCTTGACAAGATGAAACTGCGCCCCTATGATTGGCGTTGTTGTGTGTGAGACATACCGGCCGTCGGATAACCCCAATGGGCGACATAGAACGACAGATACTCCTCCCCGTGGAGGCGGTGGCCTTGGCGCCGCGCCGAAAATGCGCGCGCAGGGCAAATGATCTGGATGGCAAGGCTTGGCAGCGGAACTCAATCAGTATCTGGAGCGATATAGATAAGACGCCGGCAGAGCGCCGCCTTGCGCACCCCGCGATGTTTCCTACCGCACTCGTGGAACGGCTCATCGAGTCCTTTACCAGTGCAGAGGACCGGGTTATCCTCGACCCATTCCTCGGATCCGGGTCAACCATTGTGGCCGCACGACGAATGGGCAAGGCTGGCATCGGATTCGAGGTCTGTTCCGAGTACGTGAAACTGGCCCGGCAGCGCATCCGTGATGAGGCAATGCTCCCCGGCATGCAAGTGGGCCAGCAGGACGAGGCGGACGCAGAACAGGTACGGATTCTCGAGGCGGATGCCAGACGCCTTGAGGAGTACCTGGAGCCGAACTCCGTCGACCTCTGCGTCACCTCGCCGCCCTATTGGGATATTCTGAGTAGGAGGCGCACGGCCGATGGCAAGGACACGCGCGA is a genomic window of Planctomycetota bacterium containing:
- a CDS encoding site-specific DNA-methyltransferase, which gives rise to MGDIERQILLPVEAVALAPRRKCARRANDLDGKAWQRNSISIWSDIDKTPAERRLAHPAMFPTALVERLIESFTSAEDRVILDPFLGSGSTIVAARRMGKAGIGFEVCSEYVKLARQRIRDEAMLPGMQVGQQDEADAEQVRILEADARRLEEYLEPNSVDLCVTSPPYWDILSRRRTADGKDTRDYGAADADISRIPDYWGFIGALCDIFTAVLRVLRPGKYCVVNVMDIRKKDVFYPFHSDLARHMVGIGFTYDDLIIWDRRREYNNMRPLGYPSVFRINRAHEFLLIFQKPSKPRKLH